TACTCCTACATCTTCTCCTGCAGCCGCATCGGAGATAACATTGCCTGATGCACCCGTTTTTTCCGTGCTGCTAACGTACAGGAGCCCCTTTTCCATTTTCAGGTACACCTGCTGCCCTTCCTTTACATCCTCTTTTGCAATGGCTGTCCAGGTTGAAACATGGCTGATTATATCCTCCATGACAAAGCGAGCGTACCGCTTCATTTCGGTGGCATTCTCAAGAACCCACTCTACGCCTTCTTTTGTAATCCTGTACCGGACTCGGCCCTCAGTAACTATAAGCCCATCGTTTACAAGTTCTTTAATATATTCAGAAACTGCCTGGGGAGTTATTCCAATCTTTGCAGCGATTTCTTTCTGTCTTACATTCGGCTGGTGGGCTGCAATTTCAATAAGGACCTGGAACTTGGTTACTCCGCTTTTAGTCTTGAGGATTTTAATCATCAGTCGTAGTTCTCCTCTACATCTTCAATTAATTTTAATCTCTGTCCCATTACCGAAAGCCTTTCAGATCTGCGAGCAACTGCACAGATATAGAATGGGTTTTTATTAAGAGTCCGCGTGAGGTTGCTCATGGAGGTATTGCCTTCTTCAACAAGCCTTTCCAGTTCTTCGATTGCGTCTTTGACTTCCTCATACGGCTTAAAAGTAAGCATGATGATATCGCTCAGATCTTCAAACGAACACTGGAAGTTAACCTGAACTTTGGAATAGGAGCTGTGGTATTCTTTGGAGGGTTTTTGTCCTGCCTCCGGAACTCTCCACTGGCTCTCAAGAAGTCCGGCTTTTTTCAGAATGTGAAGGCTTTTTGACGAGTCTGCACCTATGAACTCATCAATCTCAGCTTTTGTCATCCATTTGTTTGAAAGTGCATCGAATATTTTTTTATGAGTTCTTGACCCAAAAGTCCTGAGCAATGGTACTAAATAGGAAGGATCGTTAATTATCCGAGTTCTTTTACCCATTTACTCCTCTCCTTCTCGTCTTACGTTATAAGCTTTCAAATATAATAAACATTTGTAATTTGATTATTTTTTATAATCAATATCAAGCCCTTCAGGCCCTTCCCAGTTAAAACTCGGGGCATTCCGCTTCAGTCCACGGCATTTTTCATGCAGTG
The Methanosarcina thermophila TM-1 genome window above contains:
- a CDS encoding ArsR family transcriptional regulator; this encodes MGKRTRIINDPSYLVPLLRTFGSRTHKKIFDALSNKWMTKAEIDEFIGADSSKSLHILKKAGLLESQWRVPEAGQKPSKEYHSSYSKVQVNFQCSFEDLSDIIMLTFKPYEEVKDAIEELERLVEEGNTSMSNLTRTLNKNPFYICAVARRSERLSVMGQRLKLIEDVEENYD
- a CDS encoding DUF7839 domain-containing protein; this encodes MIKILKTKSGVTKFQVLIEIAAHQPNVRQKEIAAKIGITPQAVSEYIKELVNDGLIVTEGRVRYRITKEGVEWVLENATEMKRYARFVMEDIISHVSTWTAIAKEDVKEGQQVYLKMEKGLLYVSSTEKTGASGNVISDAAAGEDVGVTNLKGLIDLENATITICKVPRIERGGSRKVDIERLKIMANSKPYIAAIGVEALIALRKIGITPNVMFGTNESVIEAAYHGLSSLVVSVDEQVSSLLNRLETENLEYELVDLTLE